cataagcttttttttaaagcactgatCGTCTCCTAAAAATGAATTTCACATTTGGCTGAATATATTCTATACAGTCACCAATCTATAAACctgcctgtctgtgtttctgaatTTGTCTGTTTGCCTTTCTCTCAATCGTCAGGATGGACGATGCTGAGGCCTGCTTCATCTTGAGCAGCAGAAACGAAGTCGACAGAACTGCTGCTGTGAGTCACATCAGGTGGAATTTGTCAAAGCAGTCACAAACTCTGTTTTGTTCTTAGTATAGCATTTTCACAGTTTCCCTTCACACTCTACTTCTTCATTAAAATTAGCCGAGAGATTGGATATGATGCTCTGATTCTCTAAAGTATCAAGAGCACAATGAGTCTGCAGGGAAAACTTCTCGGTCCATAAAATTTGTATTGCATTTTCAAATTAGCCATTGGAAAGATGAGTGAAACAGAAGACATTTTGTTCCACAGGATCACCAGACTATTTTAAGGGCCTGGGCTGCCAAGGACTTTGCGCCAAACTGCCCTCTCTATGTCCAAATTCTCAAACCGGAAAATAAATTTCATGTCAAGTTTGCTGGTAAGTGCAGGCAGACTACACACCTACAGAGACAGTAGTTCTGGACCCTTCCAAACCCATTGTTGCCTTCTTGTTTCTACCTATAGATCATGTAGTATGTGAAGAGGAGTTTAAATATGCCATGTTGGCGCTCAACTGTGTGTGTCCAGCCACGTCCACCTTAGTCACTCTCTTGGTTCACACCTCCAGAGGACAGTGAGTATACGTACaagtatttactgtatatttgcatttatttgcaatCATATGCAGTGTGCACTGTTGCTATAGAAAAACGTATTTAGTGGGTTGTTATCAGGGTCTCAAATTGTTCTTCCTAACAGGGTATtgcatgtttcatttaaataaagttatctTGGCTTAGTATAAAGACCGGAAAAAGCTAGTTCTAGCTCTGGCTACATGAGAATAAATTCCAATagttttaaactgaaaatatcTCATGAGTAGCAGTTAATTACTTATGAATCCATGGCCATTCCATGTATAAGTAGTCATCTTGAAGTGTCAGCCTGGGTCTCAGCctgacattatttttattaacactgATGTTGTGCTGTTGAGCCTCTGGAGCAGCTTAACGTCTGTGAAATGCTTTTATTAAGTAAACTTTAATCCTTTTAGCTTTAAGTGGTCTGTTAATGTTTAATGTCcttttaaagttattatttatatGGACAGATTGAATAGATGATTAGTATTAGAGAAAGACTGATGCTCCTGCAGTGGAGTCTgtacctgtttttgttttgtttgtctgcagaGCTACTACTTTGCAGTCACCACTGCAGAAGCTTGTCACTGTCAAGTCAGTAAACCTTACAGTGCTACTTGTTAGGCTCTAAATCCGACATTATCTGCAAGATGACCACTATATCTCCACTGCTACTTGCATCAGAGACGCAGCACGTTTATTTTTTCGTGACTTGGGGGCTGTGAAGGTGTCAGGTGACGTAATGGGAATAGACTAAGTGTTTATTGAACTATAATCAACCTGATGAAAAGCTGTGCTTGCATGCAAATACATGCACTGCCTGAATCAAATTATCTGATAgccatctctttttttttaactaaaatgtaGGCTATTTAGAGTCTGAAAAGGTCAACTAGATGTTTACGGTAAATCTATGGGGGGAATGAGAGCTAGAATAATGAACTTATTATTTATGATGTGAAGTGACTCTTGAGCCgtacttaaaatatttttatgtttaaggtGAAAATATTTGCTGCTCTTTGGCTGCAGCCGATGCTAAACCTAAGCCAAACAGTAAATGTTCTGATATAAATTTTTCAGGGAGGGGCAGATGTCACCAGAGCAGTGGCAGAGGATGTATGGACGCTGCTCTGGAAATGAGGTCTACCACATCCGCTTGTGTGACAGCAAGTTTTTTGGAGAGTATGATGGAAAAAGCTTTGCCTATGCCTCCTTCCTTGCTCATAAAAAGTTAGTTAAACTTCATTGAATTGCATTATAATGTTTGACTTCATTACTGTACCTGTTAAAGCCAAAAACCATTTTGACCTTTGCTTACCTGTTCCCCTGTGTGTAGGtatggtgtgtgtttgattggAGTGAAGAGAGAGGACAACAAGAGCATCCTCCTGAACCCTGGCCCCCGCCACATCATGGCTGCCACTGACACCTGCTACTACATCAACATCACAAAGGAAGAGAACTCTGCGTTCATCTTCAAGCAGGAGGAGAAGCACAACAAGGGCCTGCCTGTCACTGGCCTCTATGATGCCCCCTCCAGGCTGCCTGTGCACAGCATCATCGCTAGCATGGGTGAGAAACTGTGTTTGGAAGTAGAGAATCTAGTGATGAGAAGGGGGAGGAAGATGGCATATAATTTTTTCAGGTTACAGAAGGATGCTTTGATCTGAACTTGATTGGTTGAAAGGGTTTTTCATGTAAGAAGAGAAAATGGCCAATGTTCTTTACCCTAAATTgcacacactgaacctttctgAATGGTGGCTGCCTTGGTGATGCTGTACGCTTTCGCTGACACTTACGCATGAATCTTTTCTTAcattcttttttactttattggctgacatttttgtgttgtgCTTTGTCTTTGACTTGTAAAAGTTGATCAGGCCACTTCATTTGGTAAGTTTCTGCATGATGAATCACTTTTTTACTCTTACTATTGACACGCTTTTCACACTACACGACACCACAACACTTAAGGTTTAGTTAGCTTTTATTAGTAATAAAACCATATTTTCATATAAAAGCCAATATATGTAATGTACATATATCATACATCATATTACAGTATAAAAAGCTAATGTGATGTATGTTAGGGACTTGAATAAACACAGTGGCAATACTGTTTGCATGCCATTTGATGTAGAtcataaaaaaaagtatgttaTTCAGAAAGCAGTACATTTTCACCTTAAAGTCAGTCATCTGCTCTCAGGGTGTTATAGACGTGTATGGTTAAGATGCTGAACAAGCTAAATGGGGACTGATATTTAGTGtggattaaaatgttaatgcatTTACCGCATTCACAAGACGTGCAAACATTTAATCTGTTCACATTTGTCAAATTGCAGTGCATGCTCTTTCTTAAAGGCCTTAAAGTGTGCAGCTCATACAGTAACCTTGTGTCATTGTCAGGCACTGTAGCCATAGATCTCCAGAACCCTGAACCTGCAGAGGAAAGCGGCAAACTTACCTTACCCACAGAGAATGGTGCTGGAAGTCGCAGGCCAAGCATTGCACCTGTCTTAGAAATCGCAGACACTTCTGCTATTCTGCCTTGTGACCTCCTCAGCGATCAATCAGAGGATGATGCCAATCAATCAGATGAAGAGGGCTCTGTAGGATCAGAGTAAGTGACATGTCTGTaattaaaatgcatgaaaaaaggGGCTTACATGTCATTGACTCTAAGaggtttgatgtgtttttagtttaCAGGCTGGGCTGTCTTGATACGAAGAGATACGATCTCACATCACAAGTGTCCTGCATTCTAAACTTGATTGATGGCCCCTATCCCTCTCTTTAATGTCTCGGTGGTTGTACGAGAGGAGATGGATGGGTTTGGAATAGGCGTGTAATCTGTGTGTCATGATGGGGTACAGTGCAAAAGGAGCAgtgataaatgtaaatgtcatgaCGGGGAGGTCATCACTTCTCCTCTCGAGTGAGGCTGAAATACGGTGCACGTACATTCTTCACGTTGCATTGCTCATCTGTCAGTTAGGGAGCTACATAGTCGTCACAATAGCTCAGCAAGTCAGAGGAATTAGTTTATCTTAGTAACtttgttcttctcttttcaATCTGTATGTGGTTTTCATGCACTTGTGTCTCCCGTCTTTACCTCAGCCCACATCTGAGTCCATCTGAACAGCAGATGTAAGAAACAGAGGGTATCATAAAGTTGGACATGACACAGTCCTCTTAACCTTTAAATCTCTATTGCTGCATCCTATGGTGCTTGAATAGTTTTTTCTTGAAGTTGACAGACACAGCACTTGGGAGGAAACTGCAGAAGACTAGCGTAAAGCGGAGTACCACAGTGCCATCATGTGGTGATCACATTATAGGTGTATCTGTTAGCAAAGTCTGAAGCTCCTTAATTGGCAAACTAGAAGGGCACTGTGAAACTGATTAGGGTAATTGCAGCCGACACATTGCAAATCACAGCACACGGAGGCAAATTTGCACttgttgcaaaacaaaatgggaCCTGAGTGAAACTAAcagactacaaaaaaaaaatgtagttgttGATGCAGTAATTCTTCACCAGTAATAAATCCTGAGGTCTTATTACTAGTCAAAAGTgactacattaaaaacagctgcagaatCTGGCAGTTGTTCACAGTGACATTTGgtataaaatgatgaaaattgtaactaaatataaaattattgtgAAGTGAAAAGTAAGTTCCTAAGTTATGGCCGTTAGGTGTATATCAGAAAAAACTGGTTAAAAATCACGAAGTGATTGAAGGAATCGCTCCGTTCGGATAAGGACAGCATGATTGAACATCTGATATCTGCACAATGTGTTATGTTTCACaggactttttatttttttcaaaggtttttcttctttctttttttcatcagttttgTGAAGGGCTACCCTCCCAACTCGCCCTACATCGGCAGCTCTCCAACTCTTTGCCACCTCCTACCACAGAAAGCTCCGTTCTGTTGCCTTCGCCTTGACAAGGTGAGTTCAGATGCAGGAAAGACACAAACGGCacaaaattaaaccacaaattCTTACTGTAAAATTAGAGTGAagctatattttatttatactttctAAATTACAATGATTTAAGAAAGGCATATACTATGTGTTAGTAATCACAAGATTAATAGAGAAAGTGCCAATTTCATAATACATTGCTACAAATATTCTCTACTATAACTACTATATAATTtatgatttagtttttattacaatctttaaaaataaaacaaattctataatgtataaatatttaatgagcTGGTACCATCTATTTCAACTGACACTCCACCTCCCCACTTCCCTTATAATCAGCTATGTATCGTCTAATTTTAGGAAGCTAAGAGGGAAGTTTTCTGGCAGCCGATTATATAAAAAGAATTGTTATGGTCAAATTTGTATCTCCAAAGAGCGGAGTACAACCAAGGCCTCATTAACTCCCTATTTATCTTTATCCAGGGTTGTACACATAATAGCTTTGAGGATGCGAAGGCATATGGTTTCAAGAATAAGCTGATTATAGTGTCCGCAGAGATGGCGGGAAATGGCCTCTACAACTTCATTGTCCCTCTGCGAGCATACTACCGGCCCAGGAAGGAACTCAACCCCATCGTGCTGCTGCTGGATTACCCGTAAGTCCTCcgaaattttttttcaaatcattgtctgtttttgtttttactgtgctgTAAAAGTATGAGCCTTCTAATATTACATACATCAGCACCTCAAATATCACACATACTTTATATGACACAATAACGTTGCTTCCTACATGGATTCCTACATGGATGTCTACACGTTTGTGCTTTTAAGGTAGTAAAAGTGGCACCAATAGGAACAAATTAAATCATTCTATAGCACTGAGaaattaaatatagatttttccCTCTAGTTGCTAAATAAATGATTCGTTAATtgattttaaagaatttttCCCCAACCTCATCAGCAAGGAAAGGAAATGACACCAATATCATAATCTGTCACTAGGGTTTTACAAAATTAATTAGCTCATTCATGATGTTTCCCGTTTCCTTTGCAGGCCGGACAACCACTTCTTAGAGGCCATTTGTTGCTTTCCAATGGTTTACTTCATGGCTGGCACCATTGATAAGTATGTCAGATTTGATTAACTAATTTAATGCTCATTTTTACCTCAGTGGAAATTTCTTTCTGAGTTACTGAGAGtcattacaaaaaagaaaaccactttCCACAGGATGTTCAATGACGGAGTAGTTTTTGGAAAAgtgtttacactaaaaaaaataatgagaatACAATAACTATTACTGATAAATTATGATTGCTGTCACAAGTGGGGATACGACCAGTCACATTCTGAGATAATAAATACTGTTCTCTGAACGGACCAGCTTGGACAACCTGCTGCAGTGTGGCATAATCTATGCCGACAACTTGGTGGTTGTGGACAAGGAGAGCACCATGAGCGCTGAGGAGGACTACATGGCAGATGCCAAGACCATTGTTAACGTTCAGACGATGTTCAGGTAACAGAGCGAGTGCTTTACTGCATCAAATATGTACTGCACGCCTCTTGATTAActtcagtaaaacatttatcagTGCCACACGGAATTTTCCCTTCCTGACATCTCTCCACTTACAtcccttttattttgtgtcctCTTTCCCTGGCTCAGATTGTTCCCCAGTCTCAGCATCATCACCGAGCTCACACACCCGTCCAACATGAGGTTCATGCAGTTCAGAGCCAAAGACTGTTACTCACTTGCTCTCTCCAAACTGGAGAAGGTGAGTGTGATTTGACATAAACTTGAGAGGTTTAAAATCTGCCACAGCCTGATGTATAAAATCGTCCAAGTAGGTCTTATATTAATCCGCTGCTCCTGTAGTCAGTAAATAGGGACTGAGAGTTATCATTGTAGTGTGAAATTAAATCTCCCGTCTATAGACACATGTATGGAAAAGACTTGTTAAATgttgactttcattttcacacgTATCTTCTTAAAGATGGAGTAAAAAGAGTTATAGTTCAGTAAGCAAAACTCTGACATTTTAATCATCTTGCTGCACTGTTTCTCAAACCTCGCTGTGCTACTAATTTCAGATAGAGCGTGATAAGGGCTCCAACCTGGCCTTCATGTTCCGGCTGCCATTTGCTGCAGGCAGGGTGTTCAGTATCAGCATGCTGGATACACTGCTTTATCAGGTGAGATAACAAATGCCTGGGAATGAACTACAGTCCTCTATGGAGTAAGTCAACATGCATCAGATACACCTATTCAACTGCTCTTTACCaaaaaatatctaatcagccaatcgCACTGCAGCAACTCGGTGCATTTCGGCCTGCAGACACAGTCGAGATGACCTCAACTTCAAACTTGGCATCACAATAGCaagaaagatgttttaagatgCGTTGAATGTGGCAGGATTATTGGTTCCAGGCATTCTGATCCAAGTATTTCAAAAACTGCGGATTTGCTGGGACTTTTACCGTCTCTAAGGTTTATAGAGAatggtctgaaaaagagaaaatatccagtgagtGCCAGTTCACTGGGCGAACAACAACATTGGTGATGCCAGAGATCAGAGGAGACTGGTTTGAGCTAATGGAAGGGAAACTGTAagtcaaatggtaaatggccacatatatagtgctttttttccaaatcgctttacaatgttgatttccatTCACACACGCACTAATACTTGttaactacaataaaaaaagaacgaTCCCCAAATCACTAATTAAGCAGAAGTCATTGCTCTTCTCTTAttcactgctgccagtgctggtCAGTGTCACCTCTCCACATGAGGATAAAATATATAGAATATTCctattaagaaaatgttttaaaaaatgttacatactgtagcttcagGTTTAATTCACATTCTTATTTCTGCAACAATATGCTTTCACATATgtagaagaaaataatgaatgaactgtaaaaaaatatgatGGCAGGTGTAAAATTGCATTCTATAAAGAACATCTCATACAGGGGAAACTTGTCACAGTGTTGGATCATCTGTGAATTTTGAATAATTAAATAGGGTTTGTGTTCTCAGTATTCTCTCTGTTTTGACAGTCATTTGTTAAGGACTACATGATAGCTATTGCGCGGCTGCTTCTTGGCCTGGATACAACCCCTGGCTCTGGGTACCTGTGTGTTGTAAGTAGGAATGTTCGTTCATCTAAGCAAGTGATTTATAAGTTTGAGTGGAACAGGTGTGTGTGATGTGCATCAACATTCCTTCTCCTCAGATGAAGGTCACAGAGGAGGATCTGTGGATCAGGACTTACGGTAGACTCTTTCAGAAGCTGTGCTCCTCCAGCTCTGAGATCCCCATAGGGATTTACCGCACAGAGTCACACATGTTCTCGACCTCAGAGGCAAGTTGAGTTTGATCGGATTCTGGTTTCTAACACCTGGctgtgggtttggcttcatatttggcGTCTGGCTTTGGCTTTGGCTTCTCTATATTAATCTTTCCCTCCTTGACTTTGTTAATGCCACAGTTTTTTGTGCAGCTTCAAAATAATTACATGGCACGTTATGTATAAGGGACAGACTCCACTAGTCATTAACTAAAGATACAGCTATGCTGACTAATGTTCATTTCCTACTGTGCAATAGTAAATAACTGATTAGTAAGTCCactgtttttacaattttatgttgtggctgaaggcttttagtcattttgttttttttgctttgaatgCCAATATCTTTCTGTTTGGATGTCTGTTTGTCCTTCTCGTATTTCAGTGCAAGGACAGTCATGCACAGGTAAGCTCTAGCTGATCTTGCCAGTGGAAAGGATGAAATATCTTTCTGGTATTTTGGCGTGTGGACTTTATCGCTATTATATCTTAAAGATAAATGTGATTTCATGAAAATAGCACTAAAGTATAAAAAGTAAGAAGCTTGCTTTGAATTTctaacatattttcttttaatggaGCAAAAAACAGGATGACACAGTCaagactgcacacacacacacgcacacacattagCACTAACACTCTCGTGCTACTCCCACAGTCTCAGGTGTCCATTAACGCGGAGCATGGCGAGCAGCAACGCGAGCGCGGGGAGTCCTGGAAGGAGAAGACTGCACACAGGAACTCCACCACGAGCGATCAGTCGGAGCACCCGCTGCTGAGGAAGAAAAGCATGCAGTGGGCCCGGCGCCTGAGCAGAAGGAACGTCAAACCATCAACTCGAGCCGAGCGCATCTCGCAGCAGAGACTCAACCTGTACCAGCGCTCTGAACGACAGGAGCTGTCAGAGCTGGTCAAGAATCGTATGAAGCACCTGGGCCTTCCCACTGTGGGATACGGTGAGTACGACAGCAGATGGCAACGTCTTTAGAGAAGTGATGGGCACTTGCTTTGTTATGTAGATGTTCACGTGTAATTACTTTGTGACTAAATGTAGTAAtgaataattattgtttttaattttcatttcctttatAATTGCTTAATCACAACTAATTATAATATACCTGAatattaatagaaaatataatgtttGTTGCAGATTGGGGTCTCCATTCTGAAAAAAACGTCTTTAAGGTCACACCAGGGAaaatatgtaaaagtaaattatGAGTTAAACCTCAGTGGGTGAAGCAAATATGTGAGTGTTAAGTTGAGGAAACATCAGGGATAAGTTAGTTTGTTTATCAATATAGGTTAGTGTGGTTATATtgcctttttaatattttactcacCTGGTCATTCACAAAtgtaactacatttaaaaaacacagtatttcCAGATTCTGAAATGTGACTATATGCTGCTTTTTACAATATTACCACTGTAAATTTATTCCCCTTTTGagttttggacattttatgtGTGATTTAGGTTGTAGCTTATAAACCATATTAAAATTAAGCGACAGCCTCTAGAACAACAAACAGTCATGTGTTTTAAAGCCGATTTACCCAAATGACTCGCATCTGATTGAGTGTGAAAAGTGTGAACAGCccaaatatatataacatatgGTCCTAGATATAACGAGTGTATGACCTccataataaacagagtagaattatcacctttctgacagtttcaacttaaaagcTGAGAAATTCTAAGATTGTAAGCAGTGCTGCTGTGTTGAACTGCATTATATTCTACAGGTGTACTACTTAAAGTGTATAGTGTGAGTGATCAATGCAAAAAGAGCCTCAATAGCTCCAACAATGTGCAGTCGATTGAAGAAGCTGGAGTTTAGGTGACTTTTGCTCTGCCTGCTGAGGTTTGGCCCGACCCACTGAACACATTTCTACTTTTAAGATCAGCTCCGTGTTTGAGATCCTCAAGAACTCCAATCTGTGTTCGTCACTTtatctcatttcattttctatcAGGACgtcttgtgttgtgttgtgttttgttgtcagtCTAGAAAATATCTTCAACATAGCCATCAACTTTCCGAAAACCTCATCAGTTTAACACTCATCAAACTCCTCCTCAGTGTGCCATAACTCATGGACCCCACTGCATATTCATGAGCAGACCCACATGTGGATGTGAACATGTCATGCATGGAGATGTAGGAACACTAAACCTCATCTCAGTTGCACTCCAGACTGCAATTGCCTGcattcttctctctgctcactcTTTTACTTTAGCTTCTCTCCTCCCAGCTTTATGCTTGAAGGCAAACAGAATCATGCTCCAGATGTGTTGCACTTTCTAAATATGATATAACATTGATTAAGCGCATCACAGGGAGAACCCTAAAAGCTCATCATCGTAAGGATGCAATAATCCTTACGATGATCGTGTGAATAGTTTGGAAGTGATTCTGTGCCAAAACGGATGCATGGCCTCTTTGCATTGCTCTCACTTTTTTGAGTATTTAACTGCAAATGCCTTCACTGCCTGCCTGATCTTTTTATACCTCCTTTTTTTCtgcccccccctcctcctctgttcctcctcctactttctctctctgacacTTCTGTCTTCCCTCCTTTTGGCTTTTAGAGGATGTTTCTAATCTCACTGCGAGCGATGTCATGAATCGAGTAAATCTAGGATATTTGCAAGGTAATTTGTGTGCTGTTTCTAACTTATTTATAACATGTGAGTGGCTACGTCCATCTTGTGGAGAAAGGAAAGTTGTCCTTTCACCAGCATCCATTGAAGATTAGTGCACTGAATTTATccatagaaatataaaatacaaatattcatttgtaaaagatgttttttttttttttcacttcaattTTGATGATACTGTTCATTTTCTATTAATTACAATTTAACAAATCAGGCCATTGAAGTTAACAGTGAATGCCCTTGCTCAGAGTTGCAGGACATTTCAGAGCACCCAT
This window of the Channa argus isolate prfri chromosome 11, Channa argus male v1.0, whole genome shotgun sequence genome carries:
- the kcnt1b gene encoding potassium channel subfamily T member 1 isoform X13 → MNIFFNLRGTIVRQKPEDRPVTVMSPPRRSSGSHGDRPSTEIPQKNNSSNSGVILDISALKMADVESEVPPLPPRYRFRDLLLGDQTFQNDDRYQEEYSMDSTNAQVQVEFYVNENTFKERLKLFFIKNQRSSLRIRLFNFSLKILTCALYILRVSLDNPKEINGNPCAICRNNSWTNTAESPEINWDLIFWVNRRVPVWAIQVTVALISFLETMLITYLSYKGNIWEQFFQISFILEMINSVPFIITIFWPPLRNIFVPVFLNCWLAKGALENMINDFHRAIQRTHSAMFNQVFILICTLLCLVFTGACGIQHLERAGKNLSLFDSFYFCIVTFSTVGYGDVTPQIWPSQLLVVILICVALVVLPLQFEELAYLWMESQKLGGNYSRHRAQTEKHVVLCVSSLKIDLLMDFLNEFYAHPRLQDYYVVILCPTEIDIQVRRILQIPLWSQRVIYLQGSALKDQDLMRAKMDDAEACFILSSRNEVDRTAADHQTILRAWAAKDFAPNCPLYVQILKPENKFHVKFADHVVCEEEFKYAMLALNCVCPATSTLVTLLVHTSRGQEGQMSPEQWQRMYGRCSGNEVYHIRLCDSKFFGEYDGKSFAYASFLAHKKYGVCLIGVKREDNKSILLNPGPRHIMAATDTCYYINITKEENSAFIFKQEEKHNKGLPVTGLYDAPSRLPVHSIIASMGTVAIDLQNPEPAEESGKLTLPTENGAGSRRPSIAPVLEIADTSAILPCDLLSDQSEDDANQSDEEGSVGSDFVKGYPPNSPYIGSSPTLCHLLPQKAPFCCLRLDKGCTHNSFEDAKAYGFKNKLIIVSAEMAGNGLYNFIVPLRAYYRPRKELNPIVLLLDYPPDNHFLEAICCFPMVYFMAGTIDNLDNLLQCGIIYADNLVVVDKESTMSAEEDYMADAKTIVNVQTMFRLFPSLSIITELTHPSNMRFMQFRAKDCYSLALSKLEKIERDKGSNLAFMFRLPFAAGRVFSISMLDTLLYQSFVKDYMIAIARLLLGLDTTPGSGYLCVMKVTEEDLWIRTYGRLFQKLCSSSSEIPIGIYRTESHMFSTSESQVSINAEHGEQQRERGESWKEKTAHRNSTTSDQSEHPLLRKKSMQWARRLSRRNVKPSTRAERISQQRLNLYQRSERQELSELVKNRMKHLGLPTVGYDEMNDHQNTLSYVLINPPPDTVLELNDIVYIIRSDPLAHMPEDSQVGQTRSTRNQQDFGTETRDETHL
- the kcnt1b gene encoding potassium channel subfamily T member 1 isoform X7 — its product is MNIFFNLRGTIVRQKPEDRPVTVMSPPRRSSGSHGDRPSTEIPQKNNSSNSGVILDISALKMADVESEVPPLPPRYRFRDLLLGDQTFQNDDRYQEEYSMDSTNAQVQVEFYVNENTFKERLKLFFIKNQRSSLRIRLFNFSLKILTCALYILRVSLDNPKEINGNPCAICRNNSWTNTAESPEINWDLIFWVNRRVPVWAIQVTVALISFLETMLITYLSYKGNIWEQFFQISFILEMINSVPFIITIFWPPLRNIFVPVFLNCWLAKGALENMINDFHRAIQRTHSAMFNQVFILICTLLCLVFTGACGIQHLERAGKNLSLFDSFYFCIVTFSTVGYGDVTPQIWPSQLLVVILICVALVVLPLQFEELAYLWMESQKLGGNYSRHRAQTEKHVVLCVSSLKIDLLMDFLNEFYAHPRLQDYYVVILCPTEIDIQVRRILQIPLWSQRVIYLQGSALKDQDLMRAKMDDAEACFILSSRNEVDRTAADHQTILRAWAAKDFAPNCPLYVQILKPENKFHVKFADHVVCEEEFKYAMLALNCVCPATSTLVTLLVHTSRGQEGQMSPEQWQRMYGRCSGNEVYHIRLCDSKFFGEYDGKSFAYASFLAHKKYGVCLIGVKREDNKSILLNPGPRHIMAATDTCYYINITKEENSAFIFKQEEKHNKGLPVTGLYDAPSRLPVHSIIASMVDQATSFGTVAIDLQNPEPAEESGKLTLPTENGAGSRRPSIAPVLEIADTSAILPCDLLSDQSEDDANQSDEEGSVGSDFVKGYPPNSPYIGSSPTLCHLLPQKAPFCCLRLDKGCTHNSFEDAKAYGFKNKLIIVSAEMAGNGLYNFIVPLRAYYRPRKELNPIVLLLDYPPDNHFLEAICCFPMVYFMAGTIDNLDNLLQCGIIYADNLVVVDKESTMSAEEDYMADAKTIVNVQTMFRLFPSLSIITELTHPSNMRFMQFRAKDCYSLALSKLEKIERDKGSNLAFMFRLPFAAGRVFSISMLDTLLYQSFVKDYMIAIARLLLGLDTTPGSGYLCVMKVTEEDLWIRTYGRLFQKLCSSSSEIPIGIYRTESHMFSTSECKDSHAQSQVSINAEHGEQQRERGESWKEKTAHRNSTTSDQSEHPLLRKKSMQWARRLSRRNVKPSTRAERISQQRLNLYQRSERQELSELVKNRMKHLGLPTVGYEDVSNLTASDVMNRVNLGYLQDEMNDHQNTLSYVLINPPPDTVLELNDIVYIIRSDPLAHMPEDSQVGQTRSTRNQQDFGTETRDETHL
- the kcnt1b gene encoding potassium channel subfamily T member 1 isoform X10, giving the protein MNIFFNLRGTIVRQKPEDRPVTVMSPPRRSSGSHGDRPSTEIPQKNNSSNSGVILDISALKMADVESEVPPLPPRYRFRDLLLGDQTFQNDDRYQEEYSMDSTNAQVQVEFYVNENTFKERLKLFFIKNQRSSLRIRLFNFSLKILTCALYILRVSLDNPKEINGNPCAICRNNSWTNTAESPEINWDLIFWVNRRVPVWAIQVTVALISFLETMLITYLSYKGNIWEQFFQISFILEMINSVPFIITIFWPPLRNIFVPVFLNCWLAKGALENMINDFHRAIQRTHSAMFNQVFILICTLLCLVFTGACGIQHLERAGKNLSLFDSFYFCIVTFSTVGYGDVTPQIWPSQLLVVILICVALVVLPLQFEELAYLWMESQKLGGNYSRHRAQTEKHVVLCVSSLKIDLLMDFLNEFYAHPRLQDYYVVILCPTEIDIQVRRILQIPLWSQRVIYLQGSALKDQDLMRAKMDDAEACFILSSRNEVDRTAADHQTILRAWAAKDFAPNCPLYVQILKPENKFHVKFADHVVCEEEFKYAMLALNCVCPATSTLVTLLVHTSRGQEGQMSPEQWQRMYGRCSGNEVYHIRLCDSKFFGEYDGKSFAYASFLAHKKYGVCLIGVKREDNKSILLNPGPRHIMAATDTCYYINITKEENSAFIFKQEEKHNKGLPVTGLYDAPSRLPVHSIIASMVDQATSFGTVAIDLQNPEPAEESGKLTLPTENGAGSRRPSIAPVLEIADTSAILPCDLLSDQSEDDANQSDEEGSVGSDFVKGYPPNSPYIGSSPTLCHLLPQKAPFCCLRLDKGCTHNSFEDAKAYGFKNKLIIVSAEMAGNGLYNFIVPLRAYYRPRKELNPIVLLLDYPPDNHFLEAICCFPMVYFMAGTIDNLDNLLQCGIIYADNLVVVDKESTMSAEEDYMADAKTIVNVQTMFRLFPSLSIITELTHPSNMRFMQFRAKDCYSLALSKLEKIERDKGSNLAFMFRLPFAAGRVFSISMLDTLLYQSFVKDYMIAIARLLLGLDTTPGSGYLCVMKVTEEDLWIRTYGRLFQKLCSSSSEIPIGIYRTESHMFSTSECKDSHAQSQVSINAEHGEQQRERGESWKEKTAHRNSTTSDQSEHPLLRKKSMQWARRLSRRNVKPSTRAERISQQRLNLYQRSERQELSELVKNRMKHLGLPTVGYDEMNDHQNTLSYVLINPPPDTVLELNDIVYIIRSDPLAHMPEDSQVGQTRSTRNQQDFGTETRDETHL